In Nocardia yunnanensis, one DNA window encodes the following:
- a CDS encoding cytochrome P450 yields the protein MTSIAQGGACPVPHEPGAVPLSGPRFHTDPHALYREMRRDHGPVAAVELPGGIPAWLVLGYRELHQVTNSPELFPRDVGLWNQWPNIPPDWPLLPMVGTPMPSIYFTAGAEHRRHLAMVEPALESVDPFELRRVCESSADRLIDSFCGRGEADLVAEFAEPLPVLVLAWLLGFPDTEGPGLARAMKALADGGADAQAAHLRFMQYMQHLLAVKKAAPGDDLVSRMLAHPAPFTDEEYVNDLMAVTAAGHLPTADWLINSVRLMLTDDRFAAALGGGRRSVDQAMNEVLWEDAPSSILAGRWAARDTRLADKTIRAGDLLLLGLAAANTDPHVRQSVGNAATHTGNSAHFAFSHGEYRCPFPAQQIAETIARTGIEVLLDRLPDVDLAVPAGALVRRPSPFLRGMNSLPVVFTPVRALGGFQ from the coding sequence ATGACCTCGATCGCCCAGGGCGGCGCCTGCCCGGTGCCGCACGAGCCGGGCGCGGTCCCGCTGTCGGGCCCCCGCTTCCACACCGACCCGCACGCCCTCTACCGCGAGATGCGCCGCGATCACGGCCCGGTGGCCGCGGTGGAACTGCCGGGCGGCATTCCGGCGTGGCTGGTGCTCGGCTACCGGGAGCTGCATCAGGTCACCAATTCCCCGGAGTTGTTCCCCCGCGACGTCGGCCTCTGGAATCAGTGGCCCAACATTCCCCCGGACTGGCCGCTGCTGCCCATGGTCGGCACCCCCATGCCCTCGATCTACTTCACCGCGGGCGCGGAGCATCGCCGTCATCTGGCCATGGTGGAGCCCGCCCTCGAATCGGTGGATCCGTTCGAATTGCGCCGCGTCTGCGAGAGTTCGGCGGATCGGCTGATCGATTCCTTCTGCGGCCGTGGCGAAGCCGACCTGGTGGCGGAATTCGCCGAACCGCTGCCGGTGCTGGTGCTGGCCTGGCTCTTGGGTTTTCCCGACACGGAGGGTCCCGGCCTGGCGCGCGCCATGAAGGCGCTGGCCGATGGCGGCGCGGACGCGCAGGCGGCGCATCTGCGGTTCATGCAGTACATGCAGCATCTGCTGGCGGTGAAGAAGGCCGCGCCCGGCGACGATCTGGTCTCGCGCATGCTCGCCCATCCCGCGCCGTTCACCGACGAGGAGTACGTCAACGACCTGATGGCGGTGACGGCCGCCGGGCACCTGCCCACCGCCGACTGGCTGATCAACTCGGTGCGCCTGATGCTCACCGACGACCGTTTCGCGGCCGCGCTGGGCGGCGGCCGGCGCAGCGTGGATCAGGCCATGAACGAGGTGCTGTGGGAGGACGCGCCCTCCTCGATCCTGGCCGGGCGCTGGGCGGCGCGCGATACGCGCCTGGCGGACAAGACGATTCGCGCCGGTGACCTGCTGCTGCTGGGATTGGCGGCGGCGAATACCGATCCGCACGTGCGGCAGTCGGTGGGCAATGCCGCCACGCACACCGGCAACAGCGCCCATTTCGCCTTCAGCCACGGCGAATACCGCTGCCCGTTCCCGGCGCAGCAGATCGCGGAGACGATCGCGCGGACCGGTATCGAGGTGCTGCTGGACCGGCTGCCCGATGTGGACCTGGCGGTGCCCGCCGGTGCGCTGGTGCGGCGGCCGTCCCCGTTCCTGCGCGGAATGAACTCTCTCCCTGTTGTTTTCACCCCTGTTCGCGCTCTCGGAGGTTTCCAGTGA
- a CDS encoding ATP/GTP-binding protein, whose product MDSVSSDTRPARADAPLPAAARQGLKIVIVGGFGVGKTTMVRSVSEIRPLDTEATMTQVGHGVDDPAGIPGKSTTTVAFDFGRITVDDEHVLYLFGAPGQERFWFLWDRLFAGALGAIVLVDQRRIADSWYAIDRLEHQGTPFVVACNSFGPGPSLAEVRDALDLDPHIPLLDCDARVRDSCKDVLISLVEYRYRPEIARRNPA is encoded by the coding sequence TTGGACTCCGTAAGCTCTGACACCCGTCCCGCGCGCGCCGACGCGCCGCTGCCCGCCGCGGCCCGCCAGGGATTGAAGATCGTCATCGTGGGCGGCTTCGGCGTCGGCAAGACCACCATGGTCCGCTCGGTGAGCGAGATCCGCCCGCTGGACACCGAGGCCACCATGACACAGGTCGGCCACGGCGTCGACGATCCGGCCGGGATCCCCGGAAAGTCCACCACCACCGTGGCTTTCGACTTCGGCCGCATCACCGTCGACGACGAGCACGTGCTGTATCTGTTCGGTGCGCCGGGCCAGGAACGCTTCTGGTTTCTGTGGGATCGCCTGTTCGCCGGGGCGCTGGGCGCGATCGTGCTGGTGGATCAGCGCCGCATCGCCGATTCCTGGTACGCCATCGACCGTCTGGAACATCAGGGCACGCCGTTCGTCGTGGCGTGCAACAGTTTCGGGCCGGGACCCAGTCTGGCCGAGGTGCGCGACGCGCTGGATCTGGATCCGCACATTCCGCTGCTCGACTGCGACGCCCGCGTCCGCGACTCCTGCAAGGACGTCCTGATCAGCCTGGTCGAGTACCGCTACCGCCCGGAGATCGCTCGGAGGAATCCCGCATGA
- a CDS encoding DUF742 domain-containing protein → MTRPDEDPDRLYTLTGGRSQADSDAFDLVTLVVSECDPVRGMQSEHAAILDMCRAPTAVVEIAAELRLPVGITIILLSDLLAAGKITVRHPEHAARQWNWSPDTTTLEKVLVGLRKL, encoded by the coding sequence GTGACCAGGCCCGACGAGGATCCGGATCGCCTCTACACGCTCACCGGCGGTCGCAGCCAGGCGGATTCGGACGCCTTCGATCTGGTGACGCTGGTGGTCAGCGAGTGTGATCCGGTGCGCGGCATGCAGTCCGAGCACGCCGCCATCCTGGACATGTGCCGCGCGCCGACGGCGGTGGTGGAGATCGCGGCCGAGCTGCGCCTGCCGGTCGGCATCACCATCATTCTGCTGTCGGACCTGCTGGCGGCGGGCAAGATCACGGTGCGCCATCCCGAACATGCCGCGCGGCAATGGAATTGGTCGCCCGACACCACCACCCTGGAAAAGGTGCTCGTTGGACTCCGTAAGCTCTGA
- a CDS encoding roadblock/LC7 domain-containing protein: MTASATHLGWLLEQLLGRTPRARHALLLSGDGLKICHTPELGTDSADQLAAIAAGIQSLSHGASVEFGDGRGGVRQSMTEFYGGILFIVEAGVGAHIAVVAAEDADAGLVGHNMRELVEQLGEYLAVAPRVPGVSVS; this comes from the coding sequence ATGACAGCGTCCGCGACACATCTGGGTTGGTTGCTCGAGCAGCTGCTGGGGCGTACGCCGCGGGCGCGGCATGCATTGCTGCTGTCGGGGGACGGGTTGAAGATCTGTCATACCCCGGAGTTGGGGACCGACAGCGCCGATCAGCTGGCGGCGATCGCGGCTGGGATACAGAGCCTTTCGCACGGCGCCTCGGTGGAGTTCGGGGACGGCCGCGGCGGCGTGCGCCAATCCATGACCGAGTTCTACGGCGGGATTCTGTTCATCGTCGAGGCGGGCGTGGGCGCGCATATCGCGGTGGTGGCCGCGGAGGACGCGGACGCTGGGCTGGTCGGGCACAATATGCGCGAGCTGGTGGAACAGCTCGGCGAGTATCTGGCCGTGGCCCCGCGGGTCCCGGGAGTGAGCGTGTCGTGA